A region of Streptomyces deccanensis DNA encodes the following proteins:
- a CDS encoding LacI family DNA-binding transcriptional regulator, producing the protein MEPTAPQRRVTIVDVARHARVSVTSVSKVLRNAYGASPEMQNKVRRAIEELGYRPHAGARGLRGQTYTIGVMLPDIRNPFFPEILDGITDSLEETDYQVFLGPGCNGEKAEARVTEAMIDRGMDGLVLVAPVSSRAHLEHVAGVVPTVVVGRHGSSPAYDTVADDDTEGAALVVRHLVGLGHRRIAHIEHHETDPTRLAEMPNARRADGYRQAMRVEGLEEFIDVISTSYSQEGGHRAARELLARPAPARPTALFAGADIAAMGVLDAMAEAGLSVPGDLSVAGYDNTTFAAYGPISLTSVDQRGQEMGRNAVRLLLERIADRARPSTKVVLSPRLVARRSTARFAG; encoded by the coding sequence ATGGAGCCGACAGCACCGCAGCGCAGGGTCACCATCGTCGACGTCGCGCGACACGCCCGGGTGTCCGTCACCTCCGTGTCCAAGGTGCTGCGCAACGCCTACGGGGCCAGCCCCGAGATGCAGAACAAAGTGCGCCGGGCGATCGAGGAGTTGGGCTACCGGCCGCACGCGGGCGCCCGGGGCCTGCGGGGGCAGACGTACACGATCGGCGTGATGCTGCCCGACATCCGCAACCCGTTCTTCCCGGAGATCCTCGACGGCATCACCGACTCGCTGGAGGAGACCGACTACCAGGTCTTCCTGGGGCCGGGCTGCAACGGCGAGAAGGCCGAGGCCCGGGTCACCGAGGCGATGATCGACCGCGGCATGGACGGTCTCGTGCTGGTCGCCCCGGTCTCGTCCCGCGCCCACCTGGAACACGTCGCCGGCGTGGTCCCCACCGTCGTCGTCGGCCGTCACGGCTCCTCGCCCGCCTACGACACCGTGGCCGACGACGACACCGAGGGCGCGGCCCTGGTCGTCCGGCATCTGGTCGGTCTCGGTCATCGCCGGATCGCCCACATCGAGCACCACGAGACCGATCCGACCCGTCTCGCGGAGATGCCCAACGCCCGGCGCGCGGACGGCTACCGGCAGGCCATGCGGGTGGAGGGGCTGGAGGAGTTCATCGACGTGATCTCCACCAGCTACAGCCAGGAGGGCGGCCACCGGGCGGCGCGGGAGTTGCTGGCCCGTCCCGCCCCGGCCCGGCCCACGGCCCTCTTCGCCGGCGCGGACATCGCCGCGATGGGCGTCCTCGACGCGATGGCCGAGGCCGGTCTGTCCGTACCCGGCGACCTCTCGGTGGCCGGGTACGACAACACCACGTTCGCCGCCTACGGCCCGATCTCGCTCACCAGCGTCGACCAGCGGGGCCAGGAGATGGGCCGGAACGCGGTACGCCTCCTCCTGGAACGGATCGCCGACCGCGCCCGCCCGTCGACCAAGGTCGTCCTCTCCCCCAGGCTGGTGGCACGCCGGTCCACGGCCCGCTTCGCGGGGTGA
- a CDS encoding MarR family winged helix-turn-helix transcriptional regulator, with protein sequence MSGQAGISTAKEAADHELVLAFGRLQGAANRLEYILGRALEVECGISHLMFEVLLILGRAGEPGLSMRAVAQEQVLTTGGATRLVDRMEAAGLVTRAESPADRRGKLVRLTPLGEETTVRAAEVHVENIKKYFLSPLPEADRARFAEDLRILSHTARDVLPRLP encoded by the coding sequence GTGAGTGGACAAGCAGGCATCAGTACGGCGAAGGAGGCCGCCGACCACGAACTCGTCCTCGCGTTCGGGCGGCTGCAGGGGGCGGCCAACCGGCTGGAGTACATCCTCGGACGGGCACTCGAGGTCGAGTGCGGCATCAGCCATCTGATGTTCGAGGTGTTGCTGATCCTCGGGCGAGCGGGTGAGCCGGGGCTGTCCATGCGGGCCGTCGCCCAGGAGCAGGTCCTCACCACCGGCGGCGCCACCCGCCTGGTGGACCGCATGGAGGCGGCAGGGCTGGTGACCCGGGCGGAGTCCCCCGCCGACCGGCGCGGGAAGCTGGTACGGCTGACCCCGCTGGGTGAGGAGACGACGGTGCGCGCCGCTGAGGTCCACGTCGAGAACATCAAGAAGTACTTCCTGAGCCCGCTGCCGGAGGCGGATCGCGCGCGGTTCGCGGAGGACCTGCGCATCCTCAGCCACACGGCCAGGGACGTGCTCCCCCGGCTGCCCTGA
- a CDS encoding serine hydrolase domain-containing protein: protein MSTTPFRRRRDCTRNRDRPGRSRRTALGTAFAALLMLGGCAEGRGAEESAARTPKPRHRTGESVADFLRRTLPAGPGGSVVAARGDRLVHCGGFGAADRAAGTPASCRTVYDVMSITKQFTAAAIVKLEVMGRLRVSDPISRFLGRGQAVPEDKRGITVEHLLTHTSGLVEELGDDYDPVSREELVRGALSSELRSAPGEAFHYSNTGYSLLAAIVEEASGETYERFLARHLFAPAGMEQTGYVLPRRPRHLVAVEYDSEGRAQGRPFDHPWAADGPYWNLRGNGGMLSTAHDMFRWHRALLGDEILPARARDKLFEPRTAEPESENWYGYGWSLRDTPAGRLAWHDGGNDWSLGLLSRSLRDGVLVFWISNHAYRDGRWNLEDQAEALTVGIADRVRAEGD, encoded by the coding sequence ATGAGTACGACTCCGTTCCGCCGCCGGCGCGACTGCACCCGAAATCGCGATCGCCCCGGCCGCAGCCGCCGTACGGCCCTCGGCACCGCCTTCGCAGCCCTGCTGATGCTCGGCGGGTGCGCCGAAGGACGCGGCGCCGAGGAGTCGGCGGCGCGCACCCCGAAGCCCCGGCACCGCACCGGAGAGTCGGTCGCCGACTTCCTCCGCCGTACGCTGCCCGCCGGGCCAGGCGGCTCCGTGGTCGCCGCTCGCGGCGACCGGCTGGTGCACTGCGGGGGATTCGGAGCGGCGGACCGCGCCGCGGGCACGCCCGCGAGCTGCCGGACCGTGTACGACGTCATGTCGATCACCAAGCAGTTCACCGCGGCCGCGATCGTGAAACTGGAGGTGATGGGCCGGCTCCGGGTGAGCGATCCGATCAGCCGGTTCCTCGGACGCGGGCAGGCCGTGCCCGAGGACAAGCGCGGCATCACGGTCGAGCACCTCCTCACCCACACCTCGGGTCTGGTCGAGGAACTGGGCGACGACTACGACCCCGTGTCGCGTGAGGAGTTGGTGCGCGGGGCCCTGTCGTCCGAGCTGCGGTCCGCCCCCGGCGAGGCGTTCCACTACTCCAACACCGGCTACAGCCTGCTCGCGGCGATCGTCGAGGAGGCGTCCGGGGAGACCTACGAACGGTTCCTGGCCCGGCACCTGTTCGCCCCGGCAGGGATGGAACAGACCGGGTACGTTCTGCCCCGCCGGCCCCGGCACCTGGTCGCGGTCGAGTACGACAGCGAGGGACGCGCCCAGGGCAGGCCCTTCGACCATCCCTGGGCCGCCGACGGACCGTACTGGAACCTGCGCGGCAACGGCGGCATGCTCTCCACCGCCCACGACATGTTCCGGTGGCACCGCGCGCTGCTCGGGGACGAGATCCTGCCGGCGAGGGCCAGGGACAAGCTCTTCGAGCCTCGCACGGCGGAGCCGGAGTCGGAGAACTGGTACGGGTACGGCTGGAGTCTGCGCGACACCCCGGCCGGTCGGCTCGCCTGGCACGACGGCGGCAACGACTGGTCCCTGGGGCTCCTGAGCCGGTCCCTGCGCGACGGCGTCCTCGTGTTCTGGATCAGCAACCACGCCTACCGCGACGGTAGATGGAACCTGGAGGACCAGGCGGAGGCACTGACCGTGGGCATCGCGGACCGCGTCCGCGCGGAGGGCGACTGA
- a CDS encoding alpha/beta hydrolase, translating into MTTPPPPFDPELAAALVELGDQVPTSATPEDIPAARERLNGDVPLLSNDELSCGGLFDVHERAVPGPPGAPDVSLLICRPTSVPGPRPIVYFTHPGGMIVGNNRLGLPLDWAEELGLVVVSVEYRLAPENPHPASVEDCYAGLLWTAAHAEEIGGDPDRIVLAGGSAGGGLAAALALLARDLKGPRAIGQLLMCPMLDDRNDTGSAHQMAGLGVWDRTANETGWNALLGDARGTDDVSPYASPARAVDLSDLPPAFIDVGSAETFRDEDVMYASRIWQAGGRAELHVWPGGFHGFDGLVPQAALSVDAREARLRWLRRLLGE; encoded by the coding sequence ATGACCACACCCCCTCCGCCCTTCGACCCGGAGCTGGCCGCCGCTCTCGTGGAACTCGGCGACCAGGTGCCGACGAGCGCGACCCCGGAGGACATCCCCGCGGCGAGGGAGCGGCTCAACGGCGACGTCCCCCTCCTGTCGAACGACGAACTGAGCTGTGGCGGGCTCTTCGACGTCCACGAGCGGGCCGTGCCGGGCCCTCCGGGCGCGCCGGACGTCTCGTTGCTCATCTGCCGGCCCACCTCCGTGCCCGGCCCCCGCCCGATCGTCTACTTCACCCACCCCGGCGGCATGATCGTGGGCAACAACCGGCTGGGTCTGCCGCTGGACTGGGCCGAGGAGCTGGGCCTGGTCGTGGTGTCGGTGGAGTACCGGCTCGCTCCCGAGAACCCGCACCCGGCATCCGTCGAGGACTGCTACGCGGGTCTGCTGTGGACGGCGGCCCACGCCGAGGAGATCGGCGGCGATCCGGACCGCATCGTGCTGGCCGGCGGCAGCGCAGGCGGTGGACTCGCCGCGGCCCTCGCCCTCCTCGCGCGAGACCTCAAGGGCCCCCGCGCCATAGGTCAGTTGCTGATGTGCCCGATGCTCGACGACCGCAACGACACGGGGTCCGCCCACCAGATGGCCGGGCTCGGCGTATGGGACCGGACCGCCAACGAGACCGGCTGGAACGCCCTGCTGGGCGACGCGCGCGGCACCGACGACGTGTCGCCGTACGCCTCTCCCGCCCGCGCGGTCGACCTCTCGGACCTCCCGCCGGCCTTCATCGACGTCGGGTCCGCCGAGACCTTCCGGGACGAGGACGTCATGTACGCCTCCAGGATCTGGCAGGCCGGAGGACGCGCCGAACTGCATGTGTGGCCGGGCGGTTTCCACGGCTTCGACGGCCTCGTGCCGCAGGCCGCGCTCTCGGTCGACGCCCGCGAGGCCCGACTGCGCTGGCTCCGGCGGCTCCTGGGGGAGTGA
- a CDS encoding LacI family DNA-binding transcriptional regulator produces the protein MAGTSRGRRVTSGDVAKEAGVSRATVSYVLNDSPHQKIAEATRKRVWEAAARLGYAPSAAARALRTGRSDIVLGVLPDWPIHHVLGRLIQQLTNAFAEHELTFLVHSSAGPARPLRDVWKALTPAAVLALNEFPQSEAEAMRAVGIEVVMAMHGSPTEEADPPLGTPLVSEEPIGALQARHLAASHRRLGYAYPDLPRLDVLAQPRLDGVRQVCEERGLPEPVVRSVPLELDGATEAVKAWLAADPPVTGICAFNDDIAMAVLLGAQALGLNVPRDLAVIGVDDIPSSALLRPSLTTVVRDTDTLARGLARRVVDAIDRKEPHIGRIEDPLSIELRESG, from the coding sequence ATGGCCGGGACGTCCAGAGGCAGACGGGTGACGAGCGGCGACGTCGCGAAGGAGGCGGGAGTTTCGCGGGCGACGGTCAGCTACGTCCTCAACGACTCCCCTCACCAGAAGATCGCCGAGGCGACCCGCAAGCGGGTGTGGGAGGCTGCGGCCCGCCTCGGGTACGCGCCCTCGGCGGCGGCCCGCGCGCTGCGCACGGGACGGTCCGACATCGTGCTCGGGGTGCTGCCGGACTGGCCGATCCACCATGTGCTCGGACGCCTCATCCAGCAGCTGACCAACGCCTTCGCCGAACACGAACTCACCTTCCTCGTGCACTCCTCGGCGGGGCCCGCCCGCCCCCTGCGGGACGTCTGGAAGGCCCTGACGCCCGCCGCGGTCCTCGCCCTGAACGAGTTCCCCCAGAGCGAGGCGGAGGCCATGCGCGCGGTCGGCATCGAGGTCGTCATGGCGATGCACGGCTCGCCCACGGAGGAAGCCGACCCCCCGCTGGGGACCCCACTTGTCTCCGAGGAGCCGATCGGCGCGCTCCAGGCCCGCCATCTCGCCGCCTCACACCGTCGCCTCGGCTACGCCTACCCGGACCTGCCACGGCTCGACGTCCTCGCCCAACCCCGGCTGGACGGCGTCCGGCAGGTCTGCGAGGAGCGCGGCCTCCCCGAACCCGTCGTCCGCAGTGTCCCGCTGGAGCTGGACGGTGCCACGGAGGCGGTGAAGGCCTGGCTGGCCGCCGACCCGCCGGTGACGGGCATCTGCGCCTTCAACGACGACATCGCCATGGCCGTGCTGCTGGGCGCGCAGGCGCTCGGGCTGAACGTCCCACGGGACCTCGCGGTGATCGGCGTCGACGACATCCCCAGCTCCGCCCTCCTGCGACCGTCCCTGACCACGGTCGTCCGCGACACGGACACGCTCGCGCGGGGCCTGGCCCGCCGCGTGGTCGACGCGATCGACCGGAAGGAGCCGCACATCGGACGGATCGAGGATCCGCTCAGCATCGAGCTACGGGAGTCGGGCTGA
- a CDS encoding MFS transporter, with product MSGPTLRTSNPWKTATLAGMASYLDSAALVTSGIAIGGYYAAPLQLAPGAIGSLLGLQTMAFAAGALFGGRLGDRFGRRTVFTCSLVLYAVGVLLLLAAASPALLFAGVIATGLAIGADLPVSLALVNEEAPEGRKGTMVVFSGMLWLAGIVAVLLLSSFMGAQGMLGGRILFAHLLVVAVVVLLLRLTLSESAEWAAARRAADTRPDSPSADVEFGRVRDLFRAPTGYALLATGLYYATWNLGANTLGQFGTFLWTALAGGEVARYSQLTLLGLPVGFVAGLVFMRVVDRPARHAWFAAGTALIVIAWALPALFGPGEFTLVAVMLVSGLGNAFAGESIYKVWSQELFPTLLRATATGVTMAFTRALAGLAALGTPALALGHTGLFFGLLLGTAVLSAAIGLVWVPRLARAARSEGPADAAPSEEPAAPSGAPTPDTTEKAAP from the coding sequence ATGTCTGGCCCGACACTCCGCACGAGCAATCCCTGGAAGACGGCGACGCTCGCCGGCATGGCCTCCTATCTGGACTCCGCCGCATTGGTGACGTCGGGCATCGCCATCGGCGGCTACTACGCCGCACCGCTGCAACTCGCGCCCGGGGCCATCGGATCGCTGCTGGGACTGCAGACCATGGCGTTCGCCGCCGGTGCGCTGTTCGGCGGGCGGCTCGGCGACCGGTTCGGCCGCCGGACGGTCTTCACCTGCTCGCTCGTCCTGTACGCGGTCGGTGTCCTGCTGCTGTTGGCGGCGGCGAGCCCCGCGCTGCTGTTCGCGGGTGTGATCGCCACCGGTCTCGCCATCGGCGCGGACCTGCCCGTGTCGCTCGCGCTCGTCAACGAGGAGGCGCCGGAGGGCAGGAAGGGCACCATGGTGGTGTTCTCCGGCATGCTCTGGCTCGCCGGCATCGTGGCCGTCCTGCTGCTCAGCTCCTTCATGGGAGCGCAGGGCATGCTCGGGGGCCGAATCCTCTTCGCCCATCTGCTGGTCGTGGCCGTCGTCGTCCTGCTCCTGCGGCTCACCCTCAGCGAGTCGGCCGAGTGGGCCGCCGCGCGCCGGGCCGCCGACACCCGGCCCGACTCCCCTTCCGCGGACGTCGAGTTCGGCCGCGTCCGGGATCTCTTCCGGGCCCCGACCGGTTACGCCCTGCTCGCGACGGGCCTCTACTACGCCACCTGGAACCTCGGCGCGAACACGCTCGGTCAGTTCGGCACCTTCCTGTGGACCGCGCTGGCCGGAGGGGAGGTCGCGCGGTACTCGCAGCTGACGCTCCTCGGACTCCCGGTGGGCTTCGTCGCGGGACTGGTGTTCATGCGCGTGGTCGACCGGCCCGCCCGGCATGCCTGGTTCGCCGCCGGGACCGCACTGATCGTCATCGCCTGGGCCCTGCCCGCGCTGTTCGGACCCGGCGAATTCACCCTGGTCGCCGTCATGCTCGTCTCCGGCCTGGGCAACGCCTTCGCCGGCGAGTCCATCTACAAGGTCTGGTCCCAGGAACTCTTCCCCACCCTGCTGCGGGCCACCGCGACCGGTGTGACCATGGCCTTCACCCGCGCTCTCGCCGGACTGGCCGCCCTGGGCACACCCGCTCTCGCGCTGGGCCACACCGGGCTGTTCTTCGGCCTGCTCCTCGGCACCGCCGTGCTCTCCGCGGCCATCGGTCTGGTCTGGGTGCCACGCCTGGCCCGGGCCGCCCGGTCCGAGGGGCCCGCCGACGCCGCTCCGTCCGAGGAACCCGCTGCCCCGAGCGGCGCTCCCACTCCCGACACGACCGAAAAGGCCGCGCCTTGA
- a CDS encoding alpha/beta hydrolase yields the protein MIRHHDFRHAGLTLRSTLHIPAGPPEARHPTVVFVHGFTSNRIELPNFVAMSRLLAAEGIASVRFDLSGHGESDGDFFDVTITGEIAETRAVLSTVRTLDFVDPERIGLVGMSMGGVVAGITAGEEPGIAALCLWSPAAVAPFEIGSGYLKGRALAPELAEKGYVDAGGHRMSAALVADIAGLDVYGRSSTYTGPVHILHGDKDDIAPVEYARRYLDHYGQNAELEIVEGAEHDWGSVPHRTALHGSTLSFFQRHLQP from the coding sequence TTGATCCGTCACCACGATTTCCGCCACGCAGGCCTGACACTGCGCTCCACGCTGCACATCCCCGCAGGCCCGCCGGAGGCCCGCCACCCCACTGTGGTGTTCGTCCACGGCTTCACCTCCAACCGGATCGAACTGCCGAACTTCGTCGCCATGTCACGGCTGTTGGCGGCCGAGGGCATCGCGTCGGTGCGGTTCGACCTCTCCGGCCACGGGGAGAGCGACGGCGACTTCTTCGACGTGACCATCACGGGCGAGATCGCCGAGACGCGCGCGGTTCTGAGCACCGTGCGCACCCTCGACTTCGTGGACCCGGAGCGCATCGGCCTGGTCGGCATGAGCATGGGCGGCGTGGTCGCCGGGATCACGGCCGGCGAGGAGCCCGGGATCGCCGCCCTGTGCCTGTGGTCCCCGGCCGCGGTCGCCCCGTTCGAGATCGGCAGCGGATACCTCAAGGGCCGGGCACTCGCCCCGGAGCTCGCGGAGAAGGGCTACGTCGACGCCGGCGGCCACAGGATGAGCGCCGCGCTCGTCGCGGACATCGCCGGCCTCGATGTCTACGGACGGTCGAGCACGTACACCGGGCCGGTCCACATCCTGCACGGCGACAAGGACGACATCGCGCCCGTGGAGTACGCACGCCGCTACCTGGACCACTACGGCCAGAACGCCGAACTGGAGATCGTCGAAGGCGCGGAACACGACTGGGGAAGCGTCCCCCACCGCACCGCGCTGCACGGCTCCACGCTCAGCTTCTTCCAAAGGCACCTCCAGCCATGA
- a CDS encoding alpha-L-rhamnosidase — MTTPGPTAPPPTDTTTSVTGLRTADDSGLVATAYPMPRLSWSLTGERPGILQHAYEIEVSADPSFDDPVSSGEIEADTVTDHPWPAQPLASREVRYWRVRVRTDLGWTRWSDAARLEGALLDDVDWAARPVHLSEDRGRTSPGPVPLLRREFHLPAEPVSARLYVTSLGVHRTAVNGRTVSEDLLEPGWTSYPDRLLYATYDVSPLLRPGANALSAAVGDGWVRGHLTWHKNRDVYGDTTALLAQLEVDLADGTRVTITTDRHWKGGYGDLLAADLYDGCERDLRHEPDGWRLPGFVDTGWEPVAVLPLPKGLAQRAHPPVRVVQVLRPERRTLPDGTIAVDAGENLTGWLRLRVDGPRGGTVTVRHAEVLDADGRLLTSILRGARATDQYTLAGGSAELVPEFTFHGFRYAEIVASPGVTVEAVEAEVVASDLRRIGEFRCSDERVNTLYGNVVRSQRGNFLAVPTDCPQRDERLGWTGDIMAFAPTACATYDSASFLDSWLTDLRIEQRPDGAVPLVVPDVPLGELPPAALPFAGAAAGWGDAATIVPTALFEAYGRSGMLERHYPAMRAWVEFTVAHLDEDGTWSGNAQLGDWLDPAAPPEDPARATTDPGYVATAFVAHSARLLADAARELGRPEDVERYADLHRRTAEAAWREWGDHARTTQTGCALALCFGIAPDGERADVGKALAALVRAGGGRIGTGFLGTPFLLPALDGTGHVAEAYELLLNSECPGWLYQVDRGATTMWERWDAIRPDGTVDVEKAVTMLSFNHYAYGAVAAWLYRSVAGLRPLSPGYRTLEFAPRPGATLTSAEASIATPYGIASVAWSLSDDTLTVRAVLPPGTTGRFSAPEGWQPAEAVGELASGSHQLSLRPSSARRATHPGRPSA; from the coding sequence ATGACCACGCCCGGTCCCACAGCACCGCCCCCGACGGACACCACGACCTCGGTGACCGGCCTGCGCACGGCGGACGACTCAGGTCTCGTCGCCACCGCGTACCCCATGCCGCGTCTGTCCTGGTCGCTCACCGGCGAACGGCCGGGCATCCTCCAGCACGCCTACGAGATCGAGGTGTCGGCCGACCCGTCCTTCGACGACCCCGTCTCCAGCGGGGAGATCGAGGCCGACACGGTGACCGACCACCCGTGGCCGGCCCAGCCGCTGGCCAGTCGCGAGGTCCGGTACTGGCGCGTCCGCGTCCGCACCGACCTCGGGTGGACGCGGTGGAGCGACGCCGCCCGGCTGGAGGGCGCGCTGCTCGACGACGTGGACTGGGCGGCCCGCCCCGTCCACCTGTCCGAAGACCGGGGCCGCACCTCCCCCGGCCCCGTGCCGTTGCTCCGCCGGGAGTTCCACCTCCCGGCGGAGCCGGTCTCCGCACGGCTGTACGTCACCTCGCTCGGCGTGCACCGCACCGCCGTCAACGGCCGTACCGTCTCCGAGGACCTGCTGGAACCGGGCTGGACCAGCTACCCCGACCGGCTGCTCTACGCCACCTACGACGTCAGCCCCCTGCTCCGCCCCGGCGCGAACGCGCTGTCGGCCGCGGTCGGCGACGGCTGGGTCCGCGGCCACCTCACCTGGCACAAGAACCGTGACGTCTACGGCGACACCACGGCACTGCTCGCCCAGCTCGAAGTGGACCTGGCGGACGGCACCAGGGTCACGATCACCACCGATCGCCACTGGAAGGGCGGTTACGGCGACCTGCTCGCGGCGGACCTGTACGACGGCTGCGAACGCGACCTGCGCCACGAACCCGACGGCTGGCGCCTGCCGGGCTTCGTCGACACCGGCTGGGAACCGGTCGCCGTCCTGCCCCTGCCGAAAGGGCTGGCCCAACGGGCCCATCCGCCCGTCCGTGTCGTCCAGGTCCTGCGGCCCGAGCGGCGGACCCTGCCCGACGGCACGATCGCCGTCGACGCGGGCGAGAACCTGACCGGCTGGCTGCGGCTGCGCGTCGACGGCCCCCGCGGCGGCACCGTCACCGTCCGGCACGCCGAGGTCCTCGACGCCGACGGCCGCCTGCTGACGAGCATCCTGCGCGGCGCCCGCGCCACCGACCAGTACACGCTGGCCGGTGGCAGCGCCGAACTGGTCCCGGAGTTCACCTTCCACGGCTTCCGGTACGCCGAGATCGTCGCCTCCCCGGGGGTGACGGTCGAGGCGGTCGAGGCCGAGGTCGTCGCCAGCGACCTGCGGCGCATCGGCGAGTTCCGCTGCTCCGACGAACGGGTGAACACCCTGTACGGCAACGTCGTACGCTCCCAGCGCGGCAACTTCCTCGCCGTGCCCACGGACTGCCCGCAGCGGGACGAACGGCTCGGCTGGACCGGCGACATCATGGCCTTCGCCCCGACGGCCTGCGCCACGTACGACAGCGCCTCCTTCCTCGACAGCTGGCTCACCGACCTCCGTATCGAGCAGCGGCCGGACGGCGCGGTCCCGCTGGTGGTCCCCGACGTCCCACTCGGTGAACTGCCGCCCGCCGCACTGCCGTTCGCGGGAGCCGCCGCCGGCTGGGGCGACGCCGCCACGATCGTGCCGACCGCGCTCTTCGAGGCGTACGGCCGGTCCGGCATGCTGGAGCGCCACTACCCGGCGATGCGCGCGTGGGTCGAGTTCACCGTCGCCCACCTCGACGAGGACGGGACCTGGAGCGGCAACGCGCAGCTCGGTGACTGGCTGGACCCGGCCGCGCCCCCGGAGGACCCGGCGCGCGCCACCACCGACCCCGGGTACGTCGCCACCGCGTTCGTCGCGCACAGCGCCCGGCTGCTCGCCGACGCGGCCCGTGAACTGGGCCGCCCGGAGGACGTCGAACGGTACGCGGACCTGCACCGACGTACCGCCGAGGCCGCCTGGCGCGAGTGGGGCGACCACGCCCGCACCACCCAGACGGGCTGCGCGCTCGCCCTCTGCTTCGGCATCGCGCCCGACGGCGAGCGCGCCGACGTGGGCAAGGCCCTGGCCGCCCTGGTGCGCGCGGGCGGTGGCCGGATCGGCACCGGGTTCCTGGGCACGCCGTTCTTGCTGCCCGCCCTCGACGGCACCGGTCATGTGGCCGAGGCCTACGAGCTGTTGCTCAACTCCGAGTGTCCGGGCTGGCTCTACCAGGTCGACCGTGGCGCGACGACCATGTGGGAGCGGTGGGACGCGATCCGTCCCGACGGCACCGTCGACGTCGAGAAGGCGGTCACGATGCTGTCGTTCAACCACTACGCGTACGGCGCCGTCGCCGCCTGGCTCTACCGGTCCGTGGCGGGGCTGCGGCCCCTCTCCCCCGGCTACCGCACGCTGGAGTTCGCCCCGCGCCCCGGCGCCACGCTCACCTCCGCCGAGGCCTCGATCGCCACCCCGTACGGCATCGCGTCCGTCGCCTGGTCCCTCAGCGACGACACCCTCACCGTGCGGGCCGTGCTGCCGCCCGGCACCACCGGACGGTTCAGCGCGCCCGAGGGCTGGCAACCGGCTGAGGCCGTCGGTGAACTCGCCTCAGGCAGCCACCAGTTGTCCCTGCGTCCGAGCTCGGCCCGTCGAGCCACGCACCCCGGGAGGCCGTCGGCCTAG
- a CDS encoding alpha/beta hydrolase fold domain-containing protein yields MPLDPYLAERLHLIAGLTFPDLAEADARARFGVFMRDPAEWTQPAVVVEDREIPGPHGPVPVRTYTPAHPASRAVLWAHGGGFAAGDLDMPEAHVVAAELAARTGAVVASVDYRLATGGVRHPVPPDDVHTAWRWLRTEQAADADLVALGGASAGAALALSAALRDRDASLRPADVLLLAYPFAHFPVPALDAATAAEMADFPPTMRFTTADIEFMVENYVGRLTDLPREALPGAAPLHGLPPVRVLIAEYDDLRPSAELLARQLTASEVGVTTYLAAGMPHGHLNRTPALAEVDRSLDFFADALR; encoded by the coding sequence ATGCCCCTGGACCCCTATCTCGCGGAGCGACTCCACCTGATCGCCGGCCTCACCTTCCCCGATCTCGCCGAGGCGGACGCGCGGGCCAGGTTCGGCGTGTTCATGCGGGATCCGGCGGAGTGGACCCAGCCCGCCGTCGTCGTCGAGGATCGTGAGATACCCGGGCCGCACGGCCCCGTGCCGGTACGGACGTACACGCCGGCCCACCCCGCCTCCAGGGCCGTCCTGTGGGCGCACGGCGGCGGGTTCGCCGCCGGTGACCTCGACATGCCCGAGGCGCATGTCGTCGCGGCCGAACTGGCCGCGCGGACCGGGGCCGTGGTCGCCTCCGTCGACTACCGGCTGGCGACGGGCGGGGTCCGCCACCCCGTCCCGCCGGACGACGTCCACACCGCGTGGCGCTGGCTGCGGACCGAACAGGCCGCCGACGCCGACCTGGTGGCCCTCGGCGGGGCGAGCGCGGGCGCGGCGCTGGCGCTGTCCGCCGCGCTGCGGGACCGCGACGCGTCGCTGCGTCCGGCCGATGTCCTGCTGCTCGCCTACCCGTTCGCGCACTTCCCCGTCCCGGCGCTGGACGCCGCCACGGCCGCCGAGATGGCGGACTTCCCGCCGACGATGAGGTTCACCACGGCGGACATCGAGTTCATGGTGGAGAACTACGTCGGCCGGCTCACCGACCTGCCGCGTGAAGCGCTGCCGGGCGCTGCCCCGCTGCACGGCCTCCCGCCCGTCCGCGTCCTGATCGCCGAGTACGACGACCTGCGGCCCTCGGCCGAGCTCCTGGCACGGCAGTTGACCGCGTCCGAGGTCGGCGTCACGACCTACCTGGCCGCGGGCATGCCGCACGGCCACCTCAACCGGACCCCGGCGCTCGCCGAGGTCGACCGTTCGCTCGACTTCTTCGCCGACGCCCTGCGCTGA